The genomic segment AGACGGTTGCTGGCCGCTTTGCAGCGGGCGCTCTTCGAGTTGCGGCGCGAGGCGCAGACTGCCGGGGCCGTCGAGCGGCTGCGGATACGCGGCATCGCCCGCGAGCTGGGCGTGCGCGAGAGCGGGCATCAGACCCGGAACGGATAGAAGCGCGGCGACGAGCCGCCGCCTGCGTGGCTGAGCGTCGCCTTGGATTTTCGATACGGGAAACTGTCGTGGCGGCATGTATGGGTGGCGGTTCGATCCCGTTCGCGTCCCACGCGCCCGATGCCGCCGGGCAGGCGGCCGCGCCCTTTCCGCAGTCACGAACTTGACGGTCCGTTGCTAAGCGGGACGACACTCGATCGAACGGTGACGCTCACAGTCGTCGGGGGCCTGGTGCCAGGCGTGAAACGGATCGCTTAAAAAAGTCGTGGGGTATTATATGGCAAGATGTTTGGCCCCTCGAATTTATGACGCATATTCCTTCCGACGCCCGCCTGAATCAGCTCCGCTCATGGCTCGAAAATTTCGCCGGACGCTACCGGTTGAATGTCGCGAGTCTCGCCCCCGCTTCCGCCGATGCAAGCTTTCGCCGCTATTTCCGGCTGGAAAGCGATTCGGAGCACGGCCAGACGCTCATCGCCGTCGATGCTCCGCCGCCCGAAAAATGCCGCGAGTTCGTGCAGGTCGCCGGGCTGCTCGAAGCGGCTGACGTGCATGTGCCGAAAATTCTCGAAGCCGATTTCGAAGCCGGTTTCATGCTCGTGACCGACCTCGGCAACACGACGTACATCTCCGTTCTCGACGAAAAGAACGCGCGGCCGATGATGCGCGACGCGATCGACACGCTGATCCGCTTCCAGCAGACCGCGCGCGAAGGCGTGCTGCCGCCTTTCGACGAGGCGTTTTTGCGCCGTGAAATGGAATTGATGCCCGAGTGGTTCATCGGCCGTCATCTGGGCCGCGAAGTCACCACGGACGAACGCAAGACGCTCGACGACACCTTCACGCTGCTCGTGCAGAGCGCGCTCGCGCAGCCGCAGACCTTCATGCTGCGCGACTACATGCCGCGCAATCTGATGGTGTGCGAGCCGAATCCGGGGGTGCTGGATTTTCAGGACGCGGTGTACGGCCCGATCACCTACGACATGGCGTCGCTGATGCGCGACGCATTCGTCAGTTGGGAAGAAGAATTTCAGCTCGATTGCATCGCGTATTACTGGGAACGCGCGAAGAAGGCCGGACTTCCCGTCGATCCGGATTTCGGCGACTTCTACCGTCAGCTCGAATGGATGGGCCTGCAGCGGCACATCAAGGTGCTCGGCCTGTTCGCACGCATCCACTATCGCGACGGCAAGCCGCAATATCTCGCCGATCTGCCGCGTTTCATCGGCTATGCGCGCAAGGTCGCGGAGCGCTACGCGCCGCTGTGGCCGTTCGCGCGTCTGCTCGACTCGCTGGAAGGCCGCGCGATCGAAGTCGGTTACACCTTCTGAGCCGACGATGACGCACGCTCTCAAGACGGCGATGATCTTCGCCGCCGGTCGCGGCGAACGCATGCGCCCGCTCACCGATACCTGTCCGAAACCGCTGCTCGAAGCAGGCGGCAAGCCGCTCATCGTGTGGCAGATCGAGCGGCTGGCGGCGGCGGGCATCGAAACGATCGTCATCAATCACGCGTGGCTCGGCACGCAGATCGAAACCGCACTGGGCGACGGTGCGCGCTGGGGCGTCGCGCTGCGGTATTCGCCCGAAACCGAAGCGCTGGAAACGGCGGGCGGCATCGCGCAGGCGCTGCGGCTGATCGGAGACGGCGTGTTCATCGCCGTCAGCGGCGATGTGTTCTGCGATTTCGATTACTCGACCCTGCACGACCGCGCCGAAGCGCTCGAAGCACGCGACGAACCGGGCATGCATCTCGTGATGGTCCCTAATCCGCCCTTCCACGCGAAAGGCGATTTCGCGCTGAGCGACGGCGTGCTCGCGCTCGACGGCGCGCCACGCCACACCTTCGGCAATATCGGGCTCTACGACACGCGCATGTTCCGCGATCTCGCGCCCGGCACGCGTCGCGCGCTCACGCCGTACTATCGCGAAACCATCGCAGCGGGGCGCGCGAGCGGCGAACTCTACGCCGGCCGATGGGAAAACGTCGGCACGCCCGCGCAACTTCGCGCACTCGACGACGAACTGCGAACCCGCTGAGCGGCGGGCGCGCGCCGGGGATTGGGACGCATCCGATGGTAAAATGCGCGGTTCTTCCGTCTTTTCCCTTCCGGCCGCGCCTGCAATCATGTCCGATACCCGTCCCGATACCCTTTTCGCGCTGACCGCGCTCTCGCCGCTCGACGGCCGCTACGCCGCCAAGACCGAAGCCCTGCGCGAATGGCTCTCCGAAGCCGCGTTCATGCGCCATCGCGTGACGGTCGAGATTCACTGGCTGATCGCGTTGTCGCGCGCCGGTTTCGCCGAAGTGCCGCGCTTCTCCGAAGCCTCCGAGCAATTCCTGCTGAGCCTCGCCGAGCGCTTCACCGCGCACGACGCAGCGCGCATCAAGGACATCGAGCGCGTCACGAATCACGACGTGAAGGCCGTCGAATACTGGCTCAAGGAGTCGGTCAAGGGCCAGCCGGAACTGGAGCGCGCGAGCGAGTTCATCCACTTCGCGTGCACGTCCGAAGACATCAACAACACGTCGCACGGCCTGATGCTCGCCGGCGCGCGCGAGCGCGTGATCCTGCCCGCGCTGCGCTCGGTGTACGAACGCCTCGTGAAGCTCGCGCACACGCACGCCGAGCAACCGATGCTCTCGCGCACACACGGCCAGCCCGCCAGCCCGACCACGCTCGGCAAGGAGATCGCCAACGTCGCGGCGCGCCTGTCGCGCGCAATCCAGCGCATCGAGAAGGTCGAACTGCTCGGCAAGATGAACGGCGCGGTCGGCAATTTCAACGCGCATCTGTCGGCGTATCCGGAATTCGACTGGGAAGCGTTCTCGAAGGACGTCGTCGAGAATCGGCTGAAGCTCACGTTCAATCCGTACACGATCCAGATCGAGCCGCACGACTACATGGCCGAACTGTTCGACGCCGTCGCGCGCGCCAACACGATCCTGCTCGACCTCGACCGCGACGTGTGGGGCTACATCTCGCTCGGTTACTTCAAGCAGAAGACGAAGGCCGGCGAAATCGGCTCGTCGACGATGCCGCACAAGGTCAACCCGATCGACTTCGAGAATTCCGAAGGCAACCTCGGCCTCGCGAACGCGACGCTGCGCCATCTCTCCGAAAAGTTGCCGGTCTCGCGCTGGCAGCGCGACCTGACCGATTCGACCGTGCTGCGCAACATCGGCGTTGCGTTCGGCTATTCGCTGCTGGCTTACGACGCGCTGATCCGCGGCCTCGACAAGCTCGAAATC from the Caballeronia sp. NK8 genome contains:
- the purB gene encoding adenylosuccinate lyase, coding for MSDTRPDTLFALTALSPLDGRYAAKTEALREWLSEAAFMRHRVTVEIHWLIALSRAGFAEVPRFSEASEQFLLSLAERFTAHDAARIKDIERVTNHDVKAVEYWLKESVKGQPELERASEFIHFACTSEDINNTSHGLMLAGARERVILPALRSVYERLVKLAHTHAEQPMLSRTHGQPASPTTLGKEIANVAARLSRAIQRIEKVELLGKMNGAVGNFNAHLSAYPEFDWEAFSKDVVENRLKLTFNPYTIQIEPHDYMAELFDAVARANTILLDLDRDVWGYISLGYFKQKTKAGEIGSSTMPHKVNPIDFENSEGNLGLANATLRHLSEKLPVSRWQRDLTDSTVLRNIGVAFGYSLLAYDALIRGLDKLEINAARLNEDLDNTWEVLAEPVQTVMRRYGIENPYEQLKELTRGKGITREALQTFIGGLAIPADAKKLLLEMTPGSYIGKAAELAKRIA
- the murU gene encoding N-acetylmuramate alpha-1-phosphate uridylyltransferase MurU: MTHALKTAMIFAAGRGERMRPLTDTCPKPLLEAGGKPLIVWQIERLAAAGIETIVINHAWLGTQIETALGDGARWGVALRYSPETEALETAGGIAQALRLIGDGVFIAVSGDVFCDFDYSTLHDRAEALEARDEPGMHLVMVPNPPFHAKGDFALSDGVLALDGAPRHTFGNIGLYDTRMFRDLAPGTRRALTPYYRETIAAGRASGELYAGRWENVGTPAQLRALDDELRTR
- a CDS encoding aminoglycoside phosphotransferase family protein; this translates as MTHIPSDARLNQLRSWLENFAGRYRLNVASLAPASADASFRRYFRLESDSEHGQTLIAVDAPPPEKCREFVQVAGLLEAADVHVPKILEADFEAGFMLVTDLGNTTYISVLDEKNARPMMRDAIDTLIRFQQTAREGVLPPFDEAFLRREMELMPEWFIGRHLGREVTTDERKTLDDTFTLLVQSALAQPQTFMLRDYMPRNLMVCEPNPGVLDFQDAVYGPITYDMASLMRDAFVSWEEEFQLDCIAYYWERAKKAGLPVDPDFGDFYRQLEWMGLQRHIKVLGLFARIHYRDGKPQYLADLPRFIGYARKVAERYAPLWPFARLLDSLEGRAIEVGYTF